The genomic region GCTCCCCCACTAACGCCAATTATGGCGATTTGAATGGTCGCGGCCAGAGTGGAGCCAAGAATCCAAAACGCCAACAACAACATCGTCAGCGCCATGCCCGAGAGCAGCAGGTTGCGGATGGCCGGTTTATGCTCATTCTTGCAGCGCCGCTCAAACTGCCAAAACCCTACGCCCACGATCGCCGGCCAGATCAAATACGTTTTCAGGAAAAAATCGCAGACCGAAATCGCCGTCTGCAAATAACCGGGGAAGTCCACTCCCATATCCTGATAAATCGCCGCCAATTTTGGCGTGATAAATACCATCACAAACACCGACGCGACCACACCCAAGAGTATCAACAAGCCCAAGCTCGCCATCAGCAACCCATTCCATTTTCCAGCCGTCATCATCAGAAGATATTCGCGTTGAGGATTCAGCGCAACGCGACAGTGTGCCCAACTGCGCTAGGCTCGTTACATCGGGGCGATGCGCTCGGAGCCGACGTCGGTGGTCAGTAGCACGTGGGCGTCGAAACTTTCGGCCAGCAAACGGTGCTTGAGGTCGGCGTGTGCGGGATCGTCCCAGAGGTTTTCGTGTTCCCACGGATCGTTTTCCAGATCGAATAATTCCCCCACGCCTTTGCCGTGGTACACGCACAGCTTGTGCGTGCGCGTGCGGTGCATGGTCGCGTAGGTGCCCGTGCCGCCGGTGAAATGCGGGTCCAGAGCGTCGAAGTATTCACTGCGCACGAAGTTGCGATGAGCGTCGGACAAATCGCGCCCTTCGAGGATCGACCGCAGGCTCGCGCCCTGAAAATAATCCGGCATTTCCACGTCCGCGAGATCCAGCAGGGTCGCCGAGAGGTCGAGCAGTTCCACCAACGCATCGCTTTGGTGATCGGCCACAAACCGGCCCGGCCAAGAAATGATCAAAGGAATCCGCACCAGCCCTTCGTAAAACCGACAGCCTTTGTACATCAACCCGTGATCACCAAGCGCCTCGCCGTGGTCGCTGGTGAAAACAATCACCGTGTTGTCGCGCTGGCCGGTTTCGTCGAGGGTTTGCAGAATGCGAGCAAACTGGTCGTCGATCTGGGCGATCATCGCATAGTACCGCGCCTGAACCGCATGGGCATCGTGTTCCTCGGGCGTGCGCACCTCGTCCTGAAAATCGCAATCGGCCAGCTTCGCCTGCGCCGCCGTGTCGCTTTCGCGAAAGTGCGGCCCGGGCATGGCCGCGGGATCAAACTGCTCGGCATAAGAACGCGGCGGTATGAAGGGCGGATGCGGGTCGTATATGTTTACGTTCAACATCCACGGGCCTTCGTGCGGTTGGCGAATGAACTCAATCGACCGCTCGGACGCCCAAGTGGTTTGGTGCAGTTCGGTGGGCACGCGGTCGTCGCTTTCGCGCAAGGCATTCAGATCGCCGCCCTGTTCGCGAACCCAATCGGCGTAATCGTGGCCTTCCTCCCAGTCGTCGCGCGGGGCGTGGCTGAATTTCCAAAAGCTGAACCCATCGTCAATCCGCGGCTCCGTGCGGCGGCCCGAGCTTTGCAGATGAAATTTTCCGATCAACCCACACTCGTAGCCGGCATCGGCCATCAGCTTACTGATCACTGGCGGCCAGTTGGGAAAGGTGGCGTTGCCGTTGCGCGTATTGTGCACGCGGCTGGGGTACAGGCCCGACATGAAGCTCGCCCGGCTCGGCGTGCAAATCGGGCTTTGGCAGTAGGAATGCGTAAATGCCACGCCATCGCGCACCAGTTTATCTACCACCGGCGTGCGTACGTGCGGGTTGCCCAGCGCGCCAATGGTATCGAAGCGTTGCTGATCGGTGCAGTACCAGAGAATGTTGGGCCGTTCGCTCATGAGCGGGCGACTTTACGAAGATGTGTCCGGAGCGGAAACGTTATTCTTGCGCAGCAACAACACCGCCGCGCCAATTAGCATCAGCAGGGACAACGGCCGCGTTACCAGGGGCGCGTAGCTTCCGCCACTCGCCATCAACCCCGCGCACAGGTTTTCTTCGGCCACTGGCGCCAGCACGAAGCCGATCACAAAGGCCGCCAGCGGCAGCTTCGCTTTTTCCATGCGCCAACCAATCACGCCGAAGGCCAGCATCACCACCACGTCCACGAGCTGCCCGTTCAAGGCGTACGCGCCCCACAAGCAACAGAGCGTGATCACGGGCATCAGCACTTTTTGCGGCACGGCCGAAAGCCGGGCGATCCAGCGGGCGCCGCCCAGCATCAGAGCAAACATCATCACGTTCGCCACCAGCACGGAGCCGATAATGGCGTGCACCGCCTCAGGGTTTTGCCGAAAAAGCAATGGCCCGGGCTGCAGGCCGTGCACGATCAACGCCCCCAACAGCACGGCGCCGATGACACTGCCCGGCACGCCCAGCGCGATCAGCGGAATCAGCGCCCCGCCCACCGTGGCGTTGTTCGCCGCCTCGGAAGCCACGATGCCTTCCTCGCTGCCTTTACCGAATTGTTCCGGTGTCTTCGACGCCCGCTTGGCCGTCATATACGCCGCCAGCGAACCAACATTCGCGCCCACGCCGGGCAACACACCGATCAACGTGCCCAAGCCCGAGGAGCGCAGGAGGTTCCCCGCTTGCGCCTTCCATGTCGCCCACGGAACCCACGCCCCGTCCTCGCCCTTCGCCTGTTCCACCTTGCCGCCATCGCTTGTTAGATCGCCCAAAATTTTCCCGATAGCAAACATACCGATTAGCACGGGAATCAGCCGAAAGCCCTCGTTCAACGCCGTCACGCCAAAGGTCCAGCGCAGTTCGCCCGTAGCCGGATGCACGCCCGGCATGGCCGCCAGCACACCCAGTCCACCCGCTAACAAGCCTCGCGCCCGCGTCGATTCCCCCATGCCCGCCAACAGCGCCAGCGCCAGAATCACCAACGAAAAATACTCGAACGGCCCCAACCGCGTGGACCACTCCGCCATCGGCTCGGACAATTGCCACAACGCCAACCACGACACCAACCCGCCAGCCAGTGACGCCCCGATACCCAGTCCCAACGCCCGCCCCGGCTGACCGGCCCGCGCCATCGGATAGCCGTCTAGCGTCGTCATCACCGCCGCCGGCGTGCCCGGCATTCGCAACAAGGTGGCGCTGATCAAACCGCCACTCACCGCCCCCACGTACATGGCCACCAACAACACCAGCGCCGCCACCGGCTCCATCGTGAACGTCAGCGGTAAGGCCAGCGCGATCAGCATCGTGCCCGTCAATCCCGGCACGGCCCCCACCGTGATGCCCAGAAACACCCCGAGCAACGTCAGCCCCAACAACATGGGAGAAGCAAACAACTCGATCATGCCGGCTTGTCCTCCCGCCAAACCCAGACCGCGCACAGCCCCACAAAGCCCAGCACCAGCCAATGCACCGGCGGCAAGGCCGCCGGTTTCTCCAATTGAAGCCCCTCCAATTCCCGGCTGCGCTCCTGAATCACGTCTTGCAAATCATCGCCCACATGAAACTCCGGATCCACGTGCAGTTGCGCCAAACGCGCTTGCACCGTCGACGTCTCCATCACCCGGCGCAGAAGCTTTTCCAAATACGCCACTCGATCCGGCGGCGTCCCTTTCGGCGCCCACCAAAACTGCATCAGCCCGTGGATCGCATCCACCTCCTGCTCGCGAGCCGTCGGTAGATCCGGCAAAGCCGCTTCCCGTTCCTCGCTCAACACCGCCAACGCCCGGATGCCCGCCTCCTTGAAGGGCTCGTACTCCGCCACCGAAAACCCGGTTACGTCCACGTGGCCACCCTTGAGCTGAGCCAACCGCTTGGCGCCGCCGCCCGTTTGCGTAAATCGGAAT from Limisphaerales bacterium harbors:
- a CDS encoding sulfatase-like hydrolase/transferase codes for the protein MSERPNILWYCTDQQRFDTIGALGNPHVRTPVVDKLVRDGVAFTHSYCQSPICTPSRASFMSGLYPSRVHNTRNGNATFPNWPPVISKLMADAGYECGLIGKFHLQSSGRRTEPRIDDGFSFWKFSHAPRDDWEEGHDYADWVREQGGDLNALRESDDRVPTELHQTTWASERSIEFIRQPHEGPWMLNVNIYDPHPPFIPPRSYAEQFDPAAMPGPHFRESDTAAQAKLADCDFQDEVRTPEEHDAHAVQARYYAMIAQIDDQFARILQTLDETGQRDNTVIVFTSDHGEALGDHGLMYKGCRFYEGLVRIPLIISWPGRFVADHQSDALVELLDLSATLLDLADVEMPDYFQGASLRSILEGRDLSDAHRNFVRSEYFDALDPHFTGGTGTYATMHRTRTHKLCVYHGKGVGELFDLENDPWEHENLWDDPAHADLKHRLLAESFDAHVLLTTDVGSERIAPM
- a CDS encoding tripartite tricarboxylate transporter permease, with the translated sequence MIELFASPMLLGLTLLGVFLGITVGAVPGLTGTMLIALALPLTFTMEPVAALVLLVAMYVGAVSGGLISATLLRMPGTPAAVMTTLDGYPMARAGQPGRALGLGIGASLAGGLVSWLALWQLSEPMAEWSTRLGPFEYFSLVILALALLAGMGESTRARGLLAGGLGVLAAMPGVHPATGELRWTFGVTALNEGFRLIPVLIGMFAIGKILGDLTSDGGKVEQAKGEDGAWVPWATWKAQAGNLLRSSGLGTLIGVLPGVGANVGSLAAYMTAKRASKTPEQFGKGSEEGIVASEAANNATVGGALIPLIALGVPGSVIGAVLLGALIVHGLQPGPLLFRQNPEAVHAIIGSVLVANVMMFALMLGGARWIARLSAVPQKVLMPVITLCCLWGAYALNGQLVDVVVMLAFGVIGWRMEKAKLPLAAFVIGFVLAPVAEENLCAGLMASGGSYAPLVTRPLSLLMLIGAAVLLLRKNNVSAPDTSS
- a CDS encoding tripartite tricarboxylate transporter substrate binding protein; its protein translation is MVAGVFLGAILCAAAAPFPEKPITVIVPFAAGGGSDTFVRIFLKAIREHDLAPQPFVVKNIGGAGGTIGSRAALKAAPDGYTILCLHDGMYTAQHYGNADWGPADFTPIAATGRSGVVVAVVENSPYKDLAELMADAVARPYQLVYGTNLGAPNHYSALFLQHGKPGAKFRFTQTGGGAKRLAQLKGGHVDVTGFSVAEYEPFKEAGIRALAVLSEEREAALPDLPTAREQEVDAIHGLMQFWWAPKGTPPDRVAYLEKLLRRVMETSTVQARLAQLHVDPEFHVGDDLQDVIQERSRELEGLQLEKPAALPPVHWLVLGFVGLCAVWVWREDKPA